One window of the Salvia miltiorrhiza cultivar Shanhuang (shh) chromosome 6, IMPLAD_Smil_shh, whole genome shotgun sequence genome contains the following:
- the LOC130990443 gene encoding uncharacterized protein LOC130990443, with amino-acid sequence MDKLKVEDIRAYENFIERDPSRFCKAFISTVCVSDMVDNNVSETFNGYILNARGKHIIHMLEEIRSGLRERQFKKLEHVQSVSDVLTPAMRKTLEKLKSQARFCTAHPGLGGKFEVEKKNDRFVVSLPDKTYPALYVHKYLTTETYLKAYSFSLEPINGERQWLKATGYPVEPPQVRVMPGRPKNKRRRDRDENDPKNPSRLNRAGTVMTCQNCLQVGHNARGCKNETVEKDKAEKRKPGRPRKHPRSEDGVESSSKSRSNKLAKERGQASKGVGHYVREETRNSYICSGSTVHQVPRGEELPT; translated from the exons ATGGACAAATTGAAGGTAGAGGACATAAGGGCATATGAAAACTTCATTGAGAGAGACCCATCAAGATTTTGTAAGGCATTTATTTCTACTGTTTGTGTGAGTGATATGGTAGACAATAATGTGTCTGAGACCTTCAATGGGTATATCCTTAATGCTAGGGGGAAACATATAATACACATGTTAGAGGAAATAAGAAGTGGCCTTAGGGAGAGGCAATTTAAGAAGCTAGAACATGTACAGAGTGTTAGTGATGTGTTAACACCTGCTATGAGGAAAACATTGGAGAAATTGAAAAGTCAAGCTAGATTCTGTACTGCTCATCCAGGGTTAGGGGGGAAATTTGAggttgagaaaaaaaatgacaGGTTTGTTGTGTCTTTACCTGATAAGACAT ATCCAGCATTATATGTCCACAAGTACTTGACTACAGAGACCTACCTGAAGGCATACTCCTTTTCATTGGAGCCTATCAATGGTGAAAGGCAATGGCTCAAGGCAACTGGATATCCTGTTGAACCTCCACAAGTGAGGGTGATGCCTGGCAGGCCGAAGAATAAAAGAAGAAGAGATAGGGATGAAAATGATCCAAAAAATCCTTCTAGATTGAATAGGGCAGGCACAGTCATGACATGCCAAAATTGTCTTCAAGTGGGTCACAATGCCAGAGGGTGTAAGAATGAGACCGTGGAGAAAGACAAGGCAGAGAAAAGGAAACCAGGAAGACCAAGGAAACACCCAAGGTCAGAAGATGGAGTGGAGTCTAGTTCCAAAAGTAGGAGCAATAAATTGGCTAAAGAACGAGGGCAA GCAAGCAAGGGAGTAGGGCATTATGTAAGGGAAGAGACAAGAAATAGTTACATATGCTCTGGGAGTACAGTGCATCAAGTGCCAAGAGGGGAAGAGCTGCCAACCTAA